One window of Alkaliphilus metalliredigens QYMF genomic DNA carries:
- the spoIIAB gene encoding anti-sigma F factor codes for MEHRNHMKLEVESRSQNEAFARVVVAAFASQLDPTIEEIADIKTAVSEAVTNSIIHGYENSMGVVTLTCTIVDNELEIIVEDQGRGIDDVQQAREPLYTSKPELERSGMGFTVMETFMDEVEVYSELKKGTKIRMVKKFKSLNVE; via the coding sequence GTGGAACATAGAAATCATATGAAATTAGAGGTTGAAAGTAGATCACAAAATGAAGCTTTTGCCAGGGTTGTTGTTGCGGCTTTTGCATCACAATTAGACCCAACGATAGAAGAGATTGCGGATATTAAAACAGCTGTTTCTGAGGCCGTCACCAATTCTATTATTCATGGGTATGAGAATTCCATGGGCGTTGTGACACTCACTTGTACCATTGTTGATAATGAGCTTGAAATTATTGTAGAAGACCAGGGAAGAGGAATTGATGATGTTCAACAAGCAAGGGAACCCTTATATACCTCAAAGCCAGAATTAGAGCGCTCAGGAATGGGATTTACAGTAATGGAGACATTTATGGACGAGGTGGAAGTATATTCTGAGCTAAAAAAGGGAACAAAAATAAGAATGGTAAAAAAGTTCAAAAGCTTGAATGTAGAATAA
- the spoVAC gene encoding stage V sporulation protein AC has translation MNRNQSKKNEDYKAYVEEKVPKPNMFKNCIWAFFVGGGISTIGQFIHNLIENQMNLTHLEATNATILVMIFIGALLTGLGIYDLIGKKAGAGSIVPITGFANSIVSPAMEFKREGYVFGVAAKMFVLAGPVLVYGITSSVVVGLIYYFIQR, from the coding sequence ATGAATAGAAATCAAAGTAAAAAGAATGAAGATTATAAAGCCTATGTGGAAGAGAAAGTACCTAAGCCTAATATGTTTAAGAACTGCATTTGGGCTTTCTTTGTTGGGGGAGGCATCTCTACAATTGGTCAATTCATTCATAATCTAATAGAAAACCAAATGAATTTGACTCATTTAGAAGCGACCAATGCCACAATTCTAGTGATGATTTTTATAGGTGCACTACTAACAGGGCTGGGAATATATGATTTGATCGGAAAAAAAGCAGGGGCTGGGTCCATTGTTCCAATAACAGGATTTGCAAATTCAATTGTTTCTCCAGCCATGGAATTTAAACGGGAGGGTTATGTATTTGGGGTAGCAGCAAAGATGTTTGTATTGGCAGGGCCTGTTTTGGTGTATGGAATTACAAGTTCAGTAGTTGTAGGGCTAATCTACTACTTTATACAAAGATAG
- a CDS encoding stage V sporulation protein AB, translating into MGSLFLPIIGFANGIIVGSGIVALLTLLDIIPRLGQLTKTYQSTSLYESIIILGATFGAFTSLTKVGFSMGPITIVIVGFTVGTFIGLLASALAEVMNVIPVLIRRFRLDGYILYVVYSLIFGKVIGSLIHWLMVY; encoded by the coding sequence ATGGGTAGTTTATTTTTGCCAATTATAGGCTTTGCCAATGGCATTATCGTAGGAAGTGGTATCGTTGCATTGCTAACGCTATTAGACATTATTCCAAGGCTAGGTCAATTAACAAAAACATATCAATCAACATCCCTATATGAAAGTATCATTATTCTAGGTGCAACGTTTGGTGCCTTTACTTCATTAACAAAGGTAGGGTTTAGTATGGGGCCCATCACCATTGTCATTGTTGGATTTACAGTTGGAACTTTTATTGGATTACTGGCATCGGCACTGGCCGAGGTGATGAATGTCATTCCTGTACTAATCAGGAGGTTTCGTCTAGATGGATATATTCTTTACGTGGTATATTCTTTAATATTTGGAAAAGTAATTGGATCATTAATTCACTGGCTGATGGTGTATTAA
- the sigF gene encoding RNA polymerase sporulation sigma factor SigF, with product MMNIPAVSEENNEVLPHEETMTLIQMAQKGDLQAQEKLVSHNLGLIRSVIKRFSNRGYDREDLFQLGSIGLIKAIRKFDISFNVRFSTYAVPMIIGEIKRFLRDDGIIKVSRSLKQTASRVKVTKEKLFKEFGREPTLHEIAKVLEITKEEIVMALDSNMYPEYLYEVIHQDDGSPIHLIDKISETDSLDDSEVIDKIMLKEVIGRLEPRERQIIILRYFKDKTQTEIAKVLGISQVQVSRIEKKVLQTMKDMMSKAY from the coding sequence ATGATGAATATTCCTGCGGTATCCGAGGAAAATAATGAAGTGCTTCCACATGAAGAGACAATGACATTGATTCAAATGGCACAAAAAGGTGATTTACAGGCACAGGAAAAACTAGTGAGTCATAATCTAGGTCTGATTCGAAGTGTTATCAAACGCTTTAGTAATCGAGGTTATGATAGGGAAGATTTGTTTCAGCTTGGTTCCATTGGATTGATTAAAGCCATCAGAAAATTTGACATTAGTTTTAATGTTAGGTTTTCTACTTATGCAGTCCCAATGATTATTGGTGAAATCAAGCGGTTTTTAAGGGACGATGGGATTATAAAAGTATCTCGTTCCCTTAAACAAACAGCCTCCAGAGTAAAAGTGACAAAGGAGAAATTATTTAAAGAATTTGGCAGAGAGCCAACGTTACATGAAATTGCTAAGGTACTGGAAATAACCAAAGAAGAAATTGTAATGGCGCTAGATTCCAATATGTATCCAGAATATTTATATGAAGTCATTCATCAGGATGATGGATCCCCCATTCACTTGATTGATAAAATTAGTGAAACCGATTCATTAGATGACAGTGAAGTCATAGATAAAATCATGCTTAAGGAAGTGATTGGACGACTAGAGCCCAGGGAAAGACAGATTATTATCCTACGTTACTTTAAGGATAAGACACAGACTGAAATTGCAAAGGTATTAGGTATTTCTCAAGTTCAGGTTTCAAGAATTGAAAAAAAAGTATTACAAACTATGAAAGATATGATGAGCAAGGCCTATTGA
- the pflB gene encoding formate C-acetyltransferase — protein MMTKVFSYKTGNWSRTIDVRDFIQLNYAPYHGDASFLEKATESTKELWKQVLSLCEQERKNNGTLDIDVDTISTIVSHKPGYIDENLEKIVGLQTDAPLKRAIMPFGGIRTVDSACQAYGYELSSEIKDIFYKYRKTHNDGVFDVYTPEMLAARKAGIITGLPDAYGRGRIIGDYRRVALYGIDRLIEDKNIQLASLELDYMDENTMRLREEMAEQIRALKELKEMGKSYGFDISRPASNAFEAIQWLYLGYLAAVKEQNGAAMSLGRVSTFLDIYIEKDLADGKLTEEQAQELVDHFVMKLRMVRFLRTPDYNELFSGDPTWVTECIGGMSMDGRTLVTKTSYRVLNTLYNLGAAPEPNLTVLWSTELPQNFKKFCSKASIDTSSIQYENDDLMRPYWGDDYGIACCVSAMRIGKQMQFFGARCNLGKALLYAINGGRDEMSGLQVGPKFAPITSEYLDYQEVMEKFNTFIDWLAKLYVNTLNVIHYMHDKYAYERIEMALHDKDILRTMACGIAGLSLCADSLSAMKYAKVKVIRNEEGLAVDYEIEGDFPKYGNNDDRVDDLAIELVERFMNSIRRNKTYRDSIPTQSVLTITSNVVYGKKTGSTPDGRKTGEPFAPGANPMHGRDTKGALASLASVAKLPYEHAQDGISYTFSIVPKALGKTTEERITILSSLLDGYFVQGGHHINVNVFDRETLIDAMEHPELYPQLTIRVSGYAVNFIKLSREQQLDVINRTFHGAIY, from the coding sequence ATGATGACAAAAGTATTTAGTTACAAAACAGGCAATTGGTCTAGAACAATTGATGTAAGGGATTTTATCCAGTTAAACTATGCTCCATATCATGGAGATGCTTCTTTTTTAGAAAAAGCCACAGAAAGTACTAAAGAATTATGGAAACAAGTATTGTCCTTATGTGAACAAGAACGAAAAAATAACGGTACCTTGGATATAGATGTGGATACAATTTCCACCATCGTTTCCCATAAGCCAGGTTATATCGATGAAAACTTAGAAAAAATCGTCGGACTACAAACAGATGCACCCTTAAAGAGAGCAATCATGCCCTTTGGTGGAATCAGAACAGTGGACAGTGCTTGTCAAGCCTATGGTTACGAATTGAGTAGCGAAATCAAAGATATCTTTTATAAATATAGAAAAACCCATAACGATGGTGTATTTGATGTCTATACCCCTGAAATGCTAGCCGCTAGAAAAGCTGGTATCATTACTGGTTTGCCTGACGCCTACGGTCGAGGTCGAATCATTGGAGACTACAGAAGAGTTGCCCTTTATGGAATAGATCGACTCATTGAAGACAAAAATATACAGCTTGCTTCCCTTGAACTAGACTACATGGATGAAAACACCATGAGGTTGAGAGAAGAAATGGCGGAGCAAATTAGAGCTTTAAAGGAGCTTAAGGAAATGGGAAAAAGCTACGGCTTTGATATCTCAAGACCAGCTTCCAATGCATTCGAAGCAATTCAATGGTTGTATTTAGGGTATCTAGCAGCGGTTAAGGAACAAAATGGTGCTGCCATGAGTTTAGGACGGGTTTCTACATTCCTTGATATTTATATTGAAAAGGATCTAGCAGATGGTAAATTGACAGAAGAACAAGCCCAGGAATTAGTGGACCATTTTGTCATGAAGCTTCGAATGGTTAGATTCCTGAGAACCCCAGATTACAACGAGCTTTTCAGTGGGGACCCCACTTGGGTAACAGAATGTATCGGTGGTATGTCCATGGACGGAAGAACATTGGTAACCAAGACTTCTTATCGAGTTCTTAATACACTATATAACCTAGGTGCTGCACCAGAGCCAAACTTAACTGTTTTATGGTCAACAGAGTTGCCTCAGAACTTTAAAAAATTCTGTTCAAAGGCGTCTATTGATACCAGTTCTATTCAATATGAAAATGACGATTTAATGCGCCCATACTGGGGAGATGATTACGGCATTGCTTGTTGCGTTTCAGCCATGCGAATTGGAAAACAAATGCAGTTCTTTGGGGCAAGATGTAATCTAGGAAAAGCACTGCTTTACGCAATTAATGGAGGTAGGGATGAAATGTCTGGCCTTCAAGTGGGTCCAAAGTTTGCACCAATCACATCTGAATATCTTGACTACCAGGAGGTTATGGAAAAGTTTAATACTTTCATTGACTGGTTAGCGAAGCTCTATGTGAATACCCTAAACGTGATTCACTACATGCATGATAAGTATGCTTATGAGAGAATCGAGATGGCTTTACACGATAAAGATATTCTAAGAACCATGGCATGCGGTATTGCAGGGTTATCACTTTGTGCAGATTCTTTAAGCGCTATGAAGTATGCAAAAGTAAAAGTAATCCGTAACGAAGAAGGTCTAGCTGTTGATTATGAAATCGAAGGTGACTTCCCTAAATACGGTAATAATGATGACAGGGTAGACGATTTAGCCATTGAGCTAGTGGAGCGTTTTATGAATTCAATCAGAAGAAACAAAACATACAGAGATTCAATTCCTACTCAGTCGGTATTAACCATTACATCTAATGTTGTCTATGGTAAAAAAACTGGTAGTACTCCTGACGGCAGAAAAACAGGGGAACCCTTTGCTCCTGGAGCAAATCCAATGCATGGCAGAGATACAAAAGGTGCTCTAGCCTCTCTGGCTTCCGTGGCTAAGCTACCTTATGAACATGCACAGGATGGTATTTCCTATACCTTCTCAATTGTTCCAAAGGCCTTAGGAAAAACCACTGAGGAAAGAATAACCATATTATCTTCCCTATTGGATGGATATTTCGTACAGGGTGGCCATCACATTAATGTCAATGTATTTGATCGAGAAACATTAATAGATGCTATGGAGCATCCAGAACTGTATCCCCAATTAACAATTCGTGTTTCTGGATATGCTGTGAACTTCATTAAGCTATCAAGAGAACAACAGCTAGACGTTATTAATCGAACTTTCCATGGAGCTATTTATTAA
- the spoVAE gene encoding stage V sporulation protein AE, with translation MAYVNAFIVGGLICVIGQLLMDGTKLTSAHVLVIFVTAGVMLTAIGLYEPIVEFGGAGATIPLPGFGYSLAKGTFKGVQQNGFLGAFTGGIEGTAAGISAAIVFGYIMAILFNPKTKP, from the coding sequence ATGGCCTATGTGAATGCATTTATTGTTGGCGGATTGATATGCGTCATTGGACAATTATTAATGGATGGAACGAAATTAACTTCGGCACATGTGCTCGTTATTTTTGTTACAGCGGGGGTAATGCTTACAGCTATAGGTCTATACGAACCCATAGTTGAATTTGGAGGAGCCGGTGCCACAATTCCCCTGCCTGGTTTTGGGTATTCCCTGGCAAAGGGGACATTTAAAGGTGTACAGCAAAACGGTTTTCTTGGGGCATTCACAGGTGGCATTGAAGGAACAGCAGCGGGAATTTCAGCCGCTATTGTATTTGGTTATATTATGGCAATATTATTTAATCCGAAAACAAAACCATAG
- the pflA gene encoding pyruvate formate-lyase-activating protein yields MSITGKIHSIETFGTVDGPGIRYIIFFQGCPLRCKYCHNRDTWDLQGGKEMTVDEVISDIKKYIPFMVSSGGGVTISGGEPTLQMEFLTALLLEIKKLNLHTAIDTSGFVHLDLMKQILPYVDLVLLDLKHIDPQKHLNLTGVSNEKILSFAQYLSDNEISIWMRHVVVPSLTDQEEDVHRLAQFATSLKTVERIDLLPYHSMGKHKWESMGLEYPLQDLRDANDIDIKKVKAIFDLYELKVIADTAA; encoded by the coding sequence ATGTCAATCACTGGTAAAATTCATTCTATTGAAACCTTTGGCACTGTTGATGGACCGGGTATTCGTTACATTATCTTCTTTCAAGGGTGCCCCCTCAGATGTAAATATTGTCATAATCGTGATACTTGGGATCTACAGGGAGGAAAAGAAATGACAGTGGATGAAGTCATTTCGGACATCAAAAAATACATCCCCTTTATGGTGTCCTCTGGTGGTGGTGTCACCATCAGTGGTGGAGAGCCCACCTTACAGATGGAATTTTTAACAGCTTTACTGCTAGAAATAAAGAAATTAAATTTGCACACTGCCATTGATACATCCGGCTTTGTTCATTTGGACTTAATGAAACAAATCCTTCCCTATGTGGACTTAGTTTTATTGGATTTAAAGCACATTGATCCTCAAAAGCACTTGAATCTGACTGGTGTTTCAAATGAAAAGATACTTTCCTTTGCTCAATATTTATCAGATAATGAAATATCCATTTGGATGCGTCATGTGGTAGTTCCTTCATTAACGGATCAAGAAGAGGATGTCCATCGTTTAGCTCAATTTGCAACATCACTAAAAACAGTGGAAAGAATTGATTTACTACCCTATCATTCCATGGGAAAACACAAGTGGGAATCTATGGGCTTGGAATATCCCTTACAAGATTTACGTGATGCAAATGACATTGATATCAAAAAAGTCAAAGCGATTTTTGATCTATATGAACTTAAAGTAATAGCAGATACAGCTGCTTAG
- a CDS encoding phage holin family protein encodes MTKFLVRWFSSAAAVYIIASIYDGISVTGFQATLITAAILGIVNMFIKPILLILTLPITLLTLGLFTFVINGIILFITANLVAGFQVKSLFAAIIGSLLISVVNMVINNVLGVKK; translated from the coding sequence ATGACTAAATTCTTAGTACGTTGGTTTAGTAGTGCCGCAGCTGTTTATATCATTGCCAGCATATATGATGGGATTAGTGTAACAGGCTTTCAAGCCACTTTGATCACCGCAGCCATCCTTGGAATTGTTAATATGTTTATCAAACCAATACTGCTTATTTTAACATTACCCATTACCCTATTAACATTAGGACTATTTACTTTTGTTATCAATGGGATTATATTGTTTATCACAGCAAACCTAGTGGCTGGATTCCAAGTGAAATCACTTTTTGCTGCTATTATTGGCTCGCTGTTGATTAGTGTTGTCAATATGGTGATTAATAATGTGTTAGGGGTAAAAAAATAG
- the spoIIAA gene encoding anti-sigma F factor antagonist has translation MQLKYEMIDHVLIVKFTGELDHHVAEEIRGELDETIAQKRMKHLILDLSEMTFMDSSGIGVIIGRYKNITKLGGKVAVINVPEKINKIFKLAGLYHIITKYSDKNEAINCM, from the coding sequence TTGCAATTAAAATATGAAATGATTGATCATGTACTCATTGTAAAATTCACTGGCGAACTAGATCATCATGTAGCCGAAGAAATCAGAGGGGAGCTAGACGAGACAATTGCTCAAAAGAGGATGAAGCATTTGATACTTGATTTATCTGAAATGACATTTATGGATAGCTCAGGTATCGGTGTGATTATTGGCCGATATAAAAATATAACCAAATTAGGTGGCAAGGTCGCTGTGATCAATGTACCTGAAAAAATTAATAAAATATTTAAGCTTGCTGGCCTATACCATATTATTACCAAATATTCAGATAAAAACGAAGCGATTAATTGCATGTAA
- the spoVAD gene encoding stage V sporulation protein AD yields the protein MAVKKIGNQTIKLLNPPSIISTASIVGPKEGQGPLAKYFDQIIQDDLFGEKSWERAESKLIKETVKLALKKAGLHLNDIDYMFGGDLLNQLMSTSFAARDLGIPFFGLYGACSTMTESLALAAIMIEGGYADNVIATTSSHFSSAERQFRFPLELGNQRPLTSQWTVTGSGAVILSTKSEGPYITYITPGKVIDYGISDPNNMGAAMAPAAVHTIKTHLEDLAIDADYYDLIVTGDLGEIGKEIAKDLIKKEGVNLSNKFTDCGVEIFDPKKQDTHSGGSGCGCSAVVFAGYLYEQLKLKNLNRILLVSTGALLSQTSFHQGETIPAVAHAVAIECHLSN from the coding sequence GTGGCAGTAAAGAAGATTGGAAATCAGACAATTAAACTATTGAACCCACCTTCTATCATTTCCACAGCATCAATCGTTGGACCTAAGGAAGGACAGGGTCCCTTAGCAAAATATTTTGATCAAATCATTCAAGATGATCTCTTTGGGGAAAAAAGCTGGGAAAGGGCAGAAAGTAAGTTAATTAAGGAAACAGTCAAGTTGGCATTAAAGAAGGCGGGACTTCATCTAAATGATATTGATTACATGTTTGGAGGAGATCTACTAAATCAACTGATGTCCACATCCTTTGCAGCTAGAGATTTAGGAATCCCCTTTTTTGGGCTCTATGGTGCTTGTTCTACTATGACGGAATCCTTAGCATTGGCTGCGATTATGATAGAGGGAGGTTATGCAGACAATGTGATTGCAACGACATCCAGTCACTTTTCCTCTGCAGAAAGACAATTTAGATTTCCGTTAGAATTAGGGAATCAAAGACCCTTGACATCGCAGTGGACTGTGACCGGATCCGGTGCTGTCATCCTCAGCACAAAAAGTGAGGGTCCATATATTACTTATATAACTCCTGGTAAGGTGATTGATTATGGTATCTCAGATCCCAATAATATGGGAGCAGCTATGGCACCGGCTGCGGTTCATACCATCAAGACTCACTTAGAGGATTTAGCCATAGACGCTGATTATTATGATTTAATCGTTACAGGAGATTTGGGGGAGATTGGCAAAGAGATTGCAAAGGATTTAATTAAAAAGGAAGGGGTTAATCTATCAAATAAATTCACAGATTGTGGCGTTGAAATATTTGATCCTAAGAAACAAGACACACATTCAGGAGGGAGTGGGTGTGGTTGTTCAGCTGTTGTGTTTGCGGGGTATCTTTATGAGCAGTTGAAGCTAAAAAACCTAAACAGAATTTTATTGGTTTCTACTGGTGCCCTACTATCTCAAACTAGTTTTCATCAAGGAGAGACCATCCCAGCTGTGGCTCATGCAGTTGCCATAGAGTGTCATTTGAGTAATTAA
- a CDS encoding stage V sporulation protein AA — protein MQTNHQIFIQSKNKVTTVNTKKLMLKDLIDIVAVPEIKQQIENINYPLKDNVNQDHHIISMLNIIESIGRVYPGCNTTIIGESNILVKNIGNVEKKDTYKLLRVGVICFLLFIGSITAIINFHSDVNMREAHGTIYKIITGEENERPLLLQIPYSIGIGVGMAVFFNHIFRKKINQEPSPLEVEIYSYQQSLDEYIINNNEERNRRDKDG, from the coding sequence ATGCAAACTAATCATCAAATTTTCATCCAATCAAAGAACAAGGTGACAACTGTGAATACGAAAAAATTAATGTTAAAAGACCTAATTGATATTGTGGCAGTCCCTGAAATTAAGCAACAAATTGAAAATATAAATTATCCATTAAAGGACAATGTGAACCAGGATCATCATATCATTTCAATGCTGAACATCATAGAAAGCATAGGAAGAGTCTATCCTGGCTGCAATACAACCATTATAGGGGAATCTAACATACTTGTTAAAAATATAGGGAATGTTGAAAAAAAAGACACTTATAAATTACTAAGAGTGGGAGTGATTTGTTTCTTATTATTCATAGGATCAATTACAGCCATTATTAATTTTCACTCTGATGTAAATATGAGGGAAGCTCATGGAACAATATACAAAATTATTACTGGAGAAGAAAATGAACGACCTCTATTACTTCAGATTCCTTACTCCATAGGGATTGGTGTAGGAATGGCTGTTTTTTTTAATCATATTTTTAGAAAGAAAATTAACCAAGAACCAAGTCCCTTAGAGGTGGAAATCTATAGCTATCAACAAAGTTTAGATGAATATATCATAAATAACAATGAAGAGAGAAATAGAAGGGATAAAGATGGGTAG